The sequence TCATTTTTCGTAAAGGTTAACTTGCAAAGGAAGCATATTAAATAATGATACAGGCACAAAAAGAAAGTCCACATGTACTCAGGgcacaaaacatgtttttccctttgaaaacaacattttcttATAAGTGACGATACAACAATACACTAGACGACCACGGAAATGGTGCATGTATAATTTAgtcatattctttttttattattatagctATTATTTCGGTTATTGTGCAACTGCTACATAATGACTCACATTCAAGATATTTTGTCTGTCAGAAACAGctaaaaagtataaaaacaaACGTAAAAATGTATACTGTCAGAAACAAAATATGGTCCATGTTTGTGAATTCATAACAGAAACATTGAGCCTGGAAACGTCATCATTATTCAAACTGGGTAGCATGAAAGAaacaaagtatttaaatattgttcaaggaaacaaaatatactgTAATCATACTTCAATGTGACAAACCCAGCTGCTAAGATTAAGTGATCACTGGTGAGATTTTatgtaccttttttttctttcagcaaCAAATTAGATACACACATTGCATGTCACTATAGCAACAGCCATTACAGGTACATTTTTACGATCACCATTTTGGTATAGCAAATCAAAAAAccataacaaaacaaaataaattagaGATCAACATCAGACAACTTGTTCTCAATCATATGAATACTTAACACCCACAGTATAAGTTAATAAAGTCAagctactgtatataaatacatcacCAGCATGCACAATATTTAACAATCGATATTATTGTTGTCATCATCTTACACTGAAAAAACAGTATAGTAGGCAAGTgcttttaataaaacaaacacagaagtaAACCACAAACTCTGaagctgctttttatttttttgccttTCGTTATCTTCATCGCCAAAAGACTCAATTGTTCAAGTGACACAACAGACCAATCTGACCATTAAGGAGGGGAATAAATGTTGACTATCAAGTTCTCAATGTCACTCCTGTCTAATTTATCCTTTCAAATATTTGGGgaattaatccgattaaaactCTTTTCTCGTTGTTTGTGTGAGTTTAACGTCAGGCGAAGGCTTTCAGGGCCCTTTCTCATCTATGGTCTTACCACTGGAACCAATGCAAACTAGTTTTCTGAGGCATTCCCATTCAAGCACATTCTCTATCAAGTGACTGAAATGCTTCTCTATCACGCAAAAACCTATGTAAGCAGCTTATCTTGACAGAACAAGACCCGTTCCTATGCCAGTGTGAGGCTGCCATTTCAACCCAACAACAACCACTGCAGGCTGATTGACTGACATATTAGTGGTTTTGGCAAATGTCAAAGAGAAAATCAAGAAGACGGAGGCTCCTTTCTggatatatatttctatatatatttaaactaagATTAAacctcccctctcacctctcttttgattcttttcttttaacacatggaaaaataaagaactgCTGCTGCGATGGTATCATCGACAAAAGTGGCTGCCAAAGTCCACCCGCccttcatatatattttgttagaAGTGTAGTTTCTCTTTAATTGTTGCCCTCCCCTCCCTCGTCATCCTGCTGGTCACTTGTCCACAGTGTCAAGTTGTCTCGGAGCAGCTGCATGATGAGAGTGGAGTCTTTGTAGGAGTCCTCGTTGAGGGTGTCGAGCTCGGCGATGGCGTCATCGAAGGCGGTCTTGGCCAGATGACAGGCCTGCTCCGGGGCGTTCTGGATCTCGTAGTGAAACACAGAGTAGTTGAGAGCTAAGCCCAGGCGGATGGGGTGGGTGGGCTGCATGTGCTCCTTGCTGATGTCGTGGGCCTCGTTGTAGGACTTCTCCGAGGACTCCACCACGGTGGCCCTCTTCTCGCCCGTGGCCACCTCGGCCAGGTACCGGTAGTAGTCGCCCTTCATCTTCAGGTAGAACACTTTGCTCTCGTGCTGCGTCTCGTTGCAGTTCTTGATCAGGAAGTTGTCCAGAAGGTTGAGCACATCCTGGCACACGGCCTCCAGCTCCTTCTCAATCTTCTCCCTGTAGGCCCTCACCATCTCGATCTTCTTCTCATTGCCATCGGCCGAGGTCTTCTGCTCAATGCTGGAGATCACCCTCCAGGAGGAGCGGCGGGCCCCGACCACGTTCTTGTAGGCCACAGACAAGAGGTTCCTTTCCTCGTTGGACAGGGCCACGTTCAGCTCTGTTACCTGAAGGACGGAGACAATGGAGCATTTAATCGCCGGAGCAGAAGTCTTGATTCACAGCATCAGGCTGCATACACTAAAAAAGAGAATCAACCATTTTTCCTCGGGCCGGAAATAATTTGATGGTTTAAACTTCACAAAAGTGAAGATTAtctgcttttcttcttttcatataATTGTTAATCAACTTCTAGACTTCAAGAACCTGGGACCTTCGTTGCATAAGttaaaaataattacaatatGTTTTAGTAAACTAATCGATATATCAAGTAATCAAGAAAATGATTGACATATTGTTAGTTGCAGTCCAAATCATTAAAAGCTGAACAGCTATGCTAGGTAACAATATTCAAGATGGTCGATggcagacagggggggggggggggggctggagtcGGGAAAATGTTCTCACGAGCACTCGTGGGGCAGCTGCACTGTAACTGATAACCACCACTGAGCAGGCAGTTCACACGTCCCAGTGACCTTCTCTCAGGCTAAACTGACCTTTTTaccacactgtgacatcaccaaGAGATCAACTGCTCATTTACATTTTGACGGATTAGTTTTGGGTTGTTGTCAAAGGAGAATATGTTGCGATAAAAAGGCCACCTTAGTCAGGGTTATTTGATAGAAAAAGCAACCTTGCATTGACTTCTCTCCGATCAATGATTTCACAGGGACTGAAATTAAAATAACTGTTTAGCTTAGGCTTCTAAAAGCTGCTCCTTGGTTTGCAAAAATGgcaaatttttttgtttttgcaatgTTCTGCTCAGGCAGAGGAGTGCAAAGACAGCGCAGGATCACAGACGTCACACACTCTGAGCCATAGAGACGGAGAGGCTACTGTAAAGCTGCTGCATGCAAACGACAAACAAGCCAAATGTACTGTCAATTGATTTATATAAATCAATTGATTcaatagttgttgtttttttacgaaaaataaatatgacttCACTCTTATTACAATACCCTGGTTGGGAAGCTGACTGGAGGGTCATTTGGATTACatttgtataattatatattaaaaataaattctgagaatGCATCAGACTGATACAAACGTCATATATATCATTTCAAGGGCTCTATAATCCATGACAAATACCAAGATCCTCATGTAGAGCTAAACGAAATAAATTGTTAACTGCATCCTTAGAATATCAAATGATGTCTAAAAAGCTGCACAAAAGGCTGTTGGGATGAGAATAACCCGTATATATATGTTCTATGTTGTCTTGTCATTTCAGACTGTAAAGGCAAGGGATTAACTTTGATTAGAGTGAGATACACACCCCTGCAAAAAGGTCCAGTTTAGACCGCACTGACATGGCAGATTGTTTAAAGGGAAAGGAATCTCTCCCTACACAAACACTTCATCACACCTCCTGAAGCCCCAGATGAGATCAAATCCACAGGGGCTCACTCCGTCCCTCCATGAGGAACGTCAGATGAAATGTTCCTTCTTTAAAGCATCTATGACAATTTGAATCTGTAAGTGAGCTCATGCAGGCTGCCGGCTAAGACTCCCAGAATGCTATTGGTTCCAGTACAAGCTGGTGTGatacagcatttatttatttttaaccctTGGGGATTTCAGTTTCCATAATTCATTTAAGGGGGAAGAGTCTTGAAAAGCAGACAAATGGCTGTATCCTCCACATCGGCAATTAAGAGCTGAGACGCATTCTGTGAGGCACCAAATATACTTCTTTAGCGTCGTTGACCCAAAATAACTTCAAAGTGTTGGTTTCAAGAGGAATCTGACACAGAATAAGTACATGCACATGTATGAGGAATAAAGTGAGGAAAAGACAAAGCCCCCAATCCTAATCATATTGACTCACTGCAATATGACAAGGAATATTCTAGAGAGATTCGGCTGCCTCCCACTTTAGCTGAGAGGAAGGAGCAGTTCAAGGACTCTTTTTGGAGCATTTTTATAATGAAATCATGCTCAAACAAATCTCTCTATTGGAAAATGGCATGAACATTTAGCAGATTCTGATCATGCATATCATTTTGATTAATgtgataaagagaggaggaagaagaggaggataaagacaggggggggggggggaggcaccaGCAGTTGATTGGCTTTTTTCCGAGCAACCTCATATGGCTCCCATGCAGCAGAAGCTTTTATAAATTAGGCATTatagagggaagggggggggggggagtacaaGGGGGGAAAGGCAGCGAATGCAAAAAAGCAGAGCCATTATATGCCTCTTATTAACCGAGCGATCAAACTCATGCAGGCATGTGTGCATTTCATTGTAATATTCCTCCAGTGAACGGCACGGACAGCAGAAAGGCACCGCCCAACGAGCAGATATAtgatttggggggaaaaagcgCTGAACTGTCGATGAATTGACGACAAGGCAATACAGATATTAAATATAACTGTTGTCTGAATTGTAGCACAGAAATATAAAGCCATCAGTGCAACCCCCAGATTGACAGCCAACACAGTCAAGATTGCGCGACGCGCCTTTACGCAAAGAGAGCAGAACATTTTTCAAGTCATAATtattatctttttctttttttaacttaccGATTTCATAGCAGCTGCCATATCATCATATCTCTCAGCCTGTTCAGCCAGCCTGGCTTTCTGCACCAGCTGCTCGCGATCAACCATTTTTCAAATGATATTTAGTTGCTTAGTCGAGCTGCTCTACTTGAGTTTTTGGGGATGAAATGATTGATATTTCAAATCGCAATGCAGTGAAATCCTACGCGAACCTAATGCTGCAGCTGTTCcctgctgtctgtctgtgctcgGTGCAGACGGgacaccctctcctctctccctccctcacccctCCTCACTCGCTCTCCCCATGGCTGCGTCATCACTCAGAAAGGTGGGTGTCTGTGCCAATGATGTAACACTCCATACCAGAGGCGTATAGGGATGGATGGGTGGGAGCAGCTGGGCCTAAGGCCTTGTGGGAAATGAAGTCTTCTGTGGCTGCATGCTGGAGCTAAAGGCCTGTAGGAAGGGCCTGAATATGGTGGGGTGAGGGTGTGACTCAGCATCTCACTGTGGAGGCTTCAGGGCAAAAAACATTTGTGTTAGACGCTGGGCTCGTGTCGAGGAAATGAGAAAGTCCTATAGAGGTGGCTCACACTGTGTTACAATCTGAAGCCACATATTCAAAGTGCTTTGAATCCGGACCGAATAAACAACTCAATCTGGACAAGAAGAACAATAAAACCAAACCAGCATCATATCAAGCTTACTAAATCATTATTGTAAAATTGGCATTTTAAACTTTGAAAAGCCTAGAAAACTAAgcaaaaaagtaaataatgcACGTTAATCCAGCACGTTTTGTGCACACGTTTAAGGACTTGGTTCACAATGGCAGCTCCAATTCATTTAGCTACGCGTTCTTTATTACTGGAGTTCGTACAGAACAGGTTACACTCATCAACATAAGAAAAGGAAGGATTTGAATGTTACCAAGTGAGTCATGTTACCTGCAGAGAATTGTTTTGTTGCTGCTCTTCACATTCCGCACTGTCATGTTTTTCTTGTCTTGTGTTGCAGAATGATAATAAATGATTCTTGAACCTTTAATCCACATCAACCTGAAACAGTAAAAGTGATGTCCTTCCCCATCACTTGTGGAATTTACTGTACACCCTTGGCACAACACTGGGAGTTACCCACTACGTTTATTACTGCGGGTGCTTGTAACACGATCGCAGGCATGCACAGACGGCTGAGTTCCTCTCACTCCAGAAGAGTGATACTCTGTCACCCTCAGACCAGCGAGGTCAGACACCTTGTGGTCCTGGACTGGTCTTTAAAAGATAATTGATCTCAAGCAAACGGGCAGACAAATATAGTTTTATTCTGAGACCTGCTGCCCCATGGGCCCATCACCGTAGTGATGGGGGAGAGGTTCTACTGGTGAGTTTAGGATACATTTTGTAAGTAGTAAGTAAGGTGTATTTATATTatcacaaagtgtcacaaagtgcagtacatcagtcaattaaaacacattggcaataacaggggccaacacatttcaacagttaaaaaagCTAAGTACAATACACAATCaaacaaatatgaaaaataactaaacattgttttgttttgtgttttttacttttattttactttgtatacttctatatctttcatccctgtttcttatattttgtgttttgtttttttattcttgtgtgtttggtttattggtgctgctactgtcacgacaaatttccccttggggattaataaagtatatatctatctatctatctaaataaaCCAAAAAGTTAAAAAGCATGCCATAGATTTATATGGAATtcaaccaaatgccagtgtaaacaggtattttttgagatggagtttaaatgatgCTGTGCAATCTGAAAACCTTCGGGGTGCAGGAGAGCATCCCACAGCTTTGGCGCTACTGCCTCTAAAGCTCGGTCCCCACGAGTTTCAAGGCGAGTGTGAGGGACTGACACAAGGTCCTGGAGGTTGGATCTGGAATGGCGGGCTGTTGAATATTGGCGAAGTACTTCAGCCACGTATGAAGGAGTCTGCCCATGGAGAGTTCTGTATGTTAGAGTGAGGATTTTAAAATGCATCCGATGCTCTACAGGAGCCAGTGAAGGGacttgagtatcggggtgatgtgagactgTCTCTTTGTCCTTGTCGGTATTCTGGCAGCAGCAttctggatgacctgcaaccgGTTTATTGCAGATTTACTGAGAGAGGAGAAAAGTACATGACAGTAATCAATATGAGAAGAGATAAAAGCTGCAGATAAAACATCTCAATTGGCTGATGTTTCTTAAGTGGAAGAAGCATGATCTAGAGAGCTGCTCGACATGGTGGTTAAACGACAAGGATTCATCAAAAATTACCCCGAAATCACAAAGTTTtaggtggagagcagaggacaGTGGACCAATGCTCTGCTTTATCATAGGGACAGCATCAGGTGCAATACATATAACCCCCATTTTACTCTTAGGATGTTAGGAAGACATAGAAAGGATTGGATGGTTATTTGTGAATTCCCTTGGATGGTCTTAATTTCTTAAGATGTCTTGCAATATATGAGATTGGGAGTCTTTCTATTGCCTCTCAACCTGTGTTGATATTACTccactatattttatataaataattggttgcctatctctctctctccctctctcattgttTGCAGTTTGTCTCTCTGCTGTCATCTGTTTAATAATGGTAAAAAATGCCCAAAGaagatcttttatttttaaaagtctcTTCATGGTTTGACTGTAGATCTGAacattattgtatttttgaAAGTtggtaatgtttttattaagcAAGAGAGTCATTTATCTCGGATTTCATGTCTAAAGCTGTTATTTTAGTGTTCAGcacagtttcaattcaattcaattcagtttatttgtatagcccaatttcacaaattacaaatttgtctcggagtgctttacaatctgtttgTGTTCTGATTAATGAATATTAATCAGAATTTGattcaaacataaaaacaaataaacaaagatcAACAAATTCAGTGACCATTATTCTTTGTTTGGATTTTTGTTTAAATCTAATTTATAAGGTAAGAAAGGTATTTCCCAGTTTAAGACAGAAGTATATGATTTGGATTACCTTCCTTTCCCCTATTCTTTTATGGTAGAGCATGGTGTTGGTGTGGATTTAAGGGCTCTATATATTAAGTATAATAAAACAGAATGCCACACATCTTCTGACATGCTAAATGTCGCCTCCTGGATAGACTGGGTTAAATTTTCTCAGACTTTaaatttgaatgtatttttttttaccaagacCTCATGGCTCACAGGGCGTCTGTGAACTGTAATCTGAGATCacagcacttcctgtcctcattCACAAACACTAGGGAGTGATGCAAAGAGCAAACTGCCAGTGAGGTTGAATTTGTGCGgctcttttaaaataataactaTTCTGAGAACAGACTGTGCGAATAGGAGGCAGCTGTTTCATATCTCAGCAACAATTTCACTCACTCTGATGTGGCTCATTACATAATCTATTTATTTCACACTGGTTTATGTGTGCAAACTAGCAATACCAGCTACTTAAAGAGGATGGAGAAATATTTGTTCACAGCTCTCTCTTCTGGCCAAACATGGAAATGAAAGTATCTAAGGCTGAGACATCATCTTCTGCACTCAGAGGCAATTGAAAGTCAgtttgttgttcttttgttcAAAGTTTATGAAACCTGGAAGAACAAAACTGTTCCCAGGAAGTTCATATACACATATTGACTAAGTACACCCATGCAGTTAATGGCACGGGACAAATCAaaacaattaaattcaattgTATTTGAGGAGATGAGGGAAGAAGAACTAAGAACAATTAATGCAGAATTAGCCTTAAATACATTCATCAATTCTCATATATTTTCAACAGTacacaaagcaaacaaaacattaaatcatTGAGAAAATTAAGCAGAAGACGACTTCTTTTAATAAAAACTGAACCAAGACAATCTAATTAACATCTAAACTAAACatgcaagtaaaaaaaaagtttatcccacattaaaaacaatgatttttaaaacatgAGCTCATTAGTGCTTGTTCTGGGAGACCAGAAATGAATTTGACAATGAATAAAAGgcataaatacaaatactgttTATAGTTAACGATTACTTTTCAGCATGGGTATAATTAGTTtctaatgaatgaatgaaaccaTCTCCTcgattgttttttgggggggtcacAATAAACCTCCAGCCTTCACTGCACTCAGACGTGTCCACAACCCACTTCCTGAACCTTCCGTTTCTCTGCAGGAAGAGATTATCACCTGCTGACCTGACCAAGAGAGGAAGCGTTGCCTTTCAGTGAAGTGTGAACTGGGTCACGCTGTATGAGGAGGAAGATACTGCCTCTTCACATCTAACCATGGCTTGATGTTTCAATTATTATCATATAATATCTTAGACATCAACTACAGAAGGATTCAGtattttttattgtaatgtGTGATTTCAAACTTAAagcttttttattataataataataattttcacCACCAGAATCTATGCAAAAAGTGTCATTTTAATATATCCTCATGCTTCAACTTTATTGTTTCTAAGAGGATCAATGTATTTACAAGCCTTTTTGAGAACATGTATCTTCTAATTCTTGGAATGAACTCGATTATATTGTAATGCTTCTTTGGAAAACCTCTATTTCCATCACATTTTCTTCTTAGGAATATATTTATTGTCCGCCTTTTAGTAATATTTGACAGACACAAGAATATCTCCAAACTTCCACATGTATGTTTGAAGCAGCCTAAAAGAACTACATACTCTTATCTCACCCAGCATAATTCAGAAGATTAGAGGTTTCTTTTGCAAACCATTACTCCCATTACGGTGCACTGGGCAGTCTTACAGTGCAACAAGCATGGCTGAACTAATGGATTCAAAGAGGATTACTATAAGTCGTGGTCTGCTGTGTACAGCCATCATCTGTCTGCAAAGTGCACAGTCGAGTGCTCACGCTGCTGCAAATGGACACAAGGCTGGAGTTGGATGTTTTGATATTCCCAGACAAAGTGAAGATTGCTACTCCAGAGGAGCTCTCAGAATGGGATCTTGAGTCTGCGAGTCAGTTGTCCATACCCACTGTCCGACTCTTTGTGGCACTTTACCCATACAACCCTGCTGCAATGTCCCCCAACTATGAGAGGGCTGGAGAAGAGCTGCCTTTTGTACCAGGCCAGATCATCAAGGTAGGAAACCAAAAAACATGTGACGTCTTTTTACCTTTTGCAACTTACTGTCAAAGTGGAGCAGGTGAGATGGTGTGCACATATGTTACGGTGCTCTTCATGTGTGCTGCCATGTGTCACTTATATGTTTGAGTTGTGAGTATTTCCTCACTTCTTCAGTTGAAACGCGTCATTGAAAGAACGCACCGGTGTTTCCTGTTTGGGCTGGTTTGACGCCAGCCGAGTGTGCGGAAACATATcagctttgttctttatttcctGTCATTGAGTGATGTGACTTTCACTGAATATGCAGCTGCAACGTGCACGCATCATTTATATTTTCTTCCAAAAGCccaaataaagttataaaacTCTATTTTCAGGTGTTTGGAGACACAGACTCTGACGGTTTCTATCACGGTGAGTCTGGAGGTCTCTCCGGTTATGTGCCAAGTAACATGGTGGATGAAATCCTAGTGGATGATAAGTACCTGAAGCATCTACTCATGCAGCAGGGCTTCCTCCCTGTGGACCATACAGGTATTTATGCAGGACACTGCGCTGTAACACACTGCCAGAGCACTAAAATAGGTAGAATACAATATGGGATGGGAAGCTGTTTTTACTGATCTGTGAATGTTAACAACTAaacaaataagaataaataaaagtattacaaaatcgtacactaccgttcaaaagtttggggtcacttagaaatgtctttatttttcaaagaaaagcactgttttttcaataaagataacattaaattaatcaaaaatacactctatacattgttaatgtggtaaattaatattcaaggtggaaacgtctggtttctaatgaaatatctccataggtgtatagaggcccatttacagcaacgatcactccagtgttctaatgatacattgtgtttgctaatcgccttagaagactaatgtctgattagaaaacccgtgcaattatgttagcacagctgaaaacagttatgctggtgatataagctatacaactggccttcctttgagcttgaagtttgaagaacaaaattaatacttcaaatattaatcattatttctaacctcgtcaatgtcttgactacattttatattcatttgataaataaaagtgtgatttttcatggaagacacgaaattgtctgggtgaccccaagcttttgaacggtagtgtatattttattgtttactCTTTCTCagcttttttattatatacTTCAGCATTGATGCACTGATTAAGACAAGTATTCAAGTTGTGATTTCAAAGAAGTGTTGCTATATTTGGGCCCCCAGATATGTCTTTTACGCCGGATCTCAGTGAAGTAGCCAGTAACCCTGATGATGTGGTGGTTCATCGAATGATGGCCTTATTCAACTACGATCCATGGGAAAGTTCCCCCAACATGGACAGTGAAGTACGCACTATCATGATACATGAACCACATTGTGCTTTTTACCACGTTGTACTATTCCAGTcgtgtgttttatttaaatcaaaGAAATATGGGGTTTGATGTCGTTTAAAACTAATTTTGTCTCTCAAAGGTTGAACTTGGCTTTCGCTCAGGAGACATTATTTACGCGTTAGGTGACATGGATCAGGATGGATTTTACTATGTGAGTTTCAAATCTACAATTACAATACAAttattggtttgtttgtttgattagtTCTTGCACTGATGTTTGCACACAAATATAACTTTCATCCCCCCAATTTTAGGGCGATCTGCATGGACGAAGAGGTTTGGTTCCATCAAACTACCTACAGCCGCTACCTTGGAATTAGAAGAAAAGGGTAGCAGGTTCGCTACAAATGCCAAGTGTcagatctttatttattttttaagattaagaaaaaaatataaaatacaataataaaacaataataaaagaaatatttCATGAAAAGAGTACAGAAAAATACAACtcaaatatattttaacaaTCCCAAAACAATATGCAAATGTAACCAGATAAGCTTTGGAGAGAGTATGTATATAGTATATTCATATTTGCCTTAAACCCTATATTTTCTATAATTAGATCATAGTTTTTACATGTGTAAAATCTAGGAGAACATTATTTTGAGCTTTGCAGCAATTTTATTTATCAACAGAAACTTTACACAAAGGTAACATAATGCATTCATGTCACAGTGTAAGGACTGTAAAGCAGAAACTGATAATAAACTATCTGGAATTTATACAATGCTCACCTGCTTTATTTTAACTAGAAATATCAGCTACTGCACTGGTATATGATTTGACTTTGTTCATTTCAATATATTTTCTGACATATTCACATTCAccattattatataaatgtggAATAAATGagcataatacaaaatataatgcaaaaaAAGAATTCTGCAGGTTTTCAGGAGAGGGCCGATTATGATCTTTAACACAGACTCCGTTGGTTTCTTCTTGTACATTTATCTGCAGCCAACAGTATACTCATCCATAAAGTAGGAAACACTACACTGTGTATTGTAGCTTAGTAGTGCTTTCTACTTTATGGGTGACAACACTGTACATCTGTAGCTTCTGGTCGCTCCACGGCACTGAACACGGAGCACGGAACACACAACACGGAACATTGAAAACTATAAACTGAACACAGAACATGGAACACTGAAAACTGAAAACTGACAGGTTGAATAAAGGCACATTTTCACACATGAAATTAAACACAAGCATATATTCTAACATCAACTTATATCTGAGAAACATGAAAACAGTTTGGACACACAGCATTTGACAGTAGCGATGCTCAAACTGATGCTGATGTAGTTCAATAATATGACATAAAGCAGTTATTCCTGTGTATTTCAGTACATTTGAGTTCGATAGATACAACAAATAAATGCAGCAATCATtagattttttaataaaatcacATGTTGTCAAGGTCTTACCAGCTTTCGGAGTCCccagaagaaagaaaacccaGAAGTGAACAGGGTCTTTTTATTAACCCCGTCTGAGCCACGTGGTTAAGACAGGAaaagcccaacacacacaccaacacacacacacacacacacacacacacacacacacacacacacaaacacacacacacacacaccaacacacacacacacacacacac comes from Pseudoliparis swirei isolate HS2019 ecotype Mariana Trench chromosome 20, NWPU_hadal_v1, whole genome shotgun sequence and encodes:
- the ywhag2 gene encoding 14-3-3 protein gamma-1, whose amino-acid sequence is MVDREQLVQKARLAEQAERYDDMAAAMKSVTELNVALSNEERNLLSVAYKNVVGARRSSWRVISSIEQKTSADGNEKKIEMVRAYREKIEKELEAVCQDVLNLLDNFLIKNCNETQHESKVFYLKMKGDYYRYLAEVATGEKRATVVESSEKSYNEAHDISKEHMQPTHPIRLGLALNYSVFHYEIQNAPEQACHLAKTAFDDAIAELDTLNEDSYKDSTLIMQLLRDNLTLWTSDQQDDEGGEGNN
- the si:ch211-105f12.2 gene encoding RIMS-binding protein 2-like; this translates as MDTRLELDVLIFPDKVKIATPEELSEWDLESASQLSIPTVRLFVALYPYNPAAMSPNYERAGEELPFVPGQIIKVFGDTDSDGFYHGESGGLSGYVPSNMVDEILVDDKYLKHLLMQQGFLPVDHTDMSFTPDLSEVASNPDDVVVHRMMALFNYDPWESSPNMDSEVELGFRSGDIIYALGDMDQDGFYYGDLHGRRGLVPSNYLQPLPWN